A section of the SAR324 cluster bacterium genome encodes:
- a CDS encoding class II aldolase/adducin family protein → MARSFEIFWPRTPEGMAEAEWQTRLQLAACYRLVDHYGWTSVVYNHITLRIPGTDHFLINPFGVRYDELRASDLIRIDIDGNQISESDWPVNWAGYLIHSTIHKGRPDLHCVLHTHEVHSQSLCATNSEVIPVTQEGCQFFERVGYHDFEGIVLDGSESPRLLEAMGNKNHTLVLRNHGLITAGPDCTWAFVRHLAFIRNAAVQLRAMSTGKLQRIPPGIMAKTREQFEWGSAQAGAKNRHPEWPALLRLVDQKDPTWKL, encoded by the coding sequence ATGGCACGCAGCTTTGAAATTTTCTGGCCAAGAACACCTGAAGGAATGGCTGAGGCTGAGTGGCAAACCAGGCTACAACTCGCCGCTTGTTATCGTTTGGTGGATCACTATGGCTGGACGAGCGTGGTTTATAATCACATAACCCTTCGTATTCCGGGAACTGATCACTTTTTGATTAATCCCTTTGGAGTCCGCTACGATGAACTGCGAGCCAGTGATCTAATTCGGATTGATATAGATGGCAATCAGATCAGCGAGAGCGATTGGCCTGTCAACTGGGCTGGGTACTTGATCCACTCCACAATTCATAAGGGACGTCCGGATCTACACTGTGTCCTGCACACTCATGAAGTTCACTCCCAATCATTGTGTGCCACCAATAGTGAAGTGATCCCAGTGACACAGGAAGGCTGTCAATTCTTTGAGCGTGTTGGCTACCATGATTTCGAAGGAATTGTTCTTGACGGGAGTGAGAGCCCTCGTTTGCTGGAAGCTATGGGGAACAAAAACCATACTCTGGTCTTGAGAAATCATGGCCTGATCACTGCCGGTCCAGATTGTACTTGGGCCTTTGTTCGGCACTTGGCGTTCATTCGTAATGCTGCAGTTCAATTACGTGCGATGTCGACGGGAAAATTACAAAGAATTCCTCCTGGCATCATGGCCAAGACCCGAGAGCAATTTGAGTGGGGTTCTGCGCAGGCTGGTGCAAAGAACCGTCATCCAGAATGGCCTGCCCTCCTCCGTCTGGTTGATCAAAAAGATCCAACTTGGAAACTTTGA